From the Gossypium hirsutum isolate 1008001.06 chromosome A02, Gossypium_hirsutum_v2.1, whole genome shotgun sequence genome, the window TTTTACATATGCTTCACATATATTTTAAGTTAACATTTGATATTCAAACCGATAAACGAacctaattaatattatattaatattttaaaaattcaattacaaTGTTTTAGATAtctaattacaattttttttcaatatatttcACACTTTAGTTTAATCaacttgtttatattttttttataaaatgtgatattttaaagttaaaatactTATGCAAATCGTGacacattaataatttatataatataaaccCATGCATTTGCAAAATGGTTGCAGAGCACATACACAGTTACATATATGATTCTTTTAAACAGAAATAAACACGAGTGAAGCCACTGAATAACACACAATTTATCTAACATTATTCACTTCAAACGCGGAGACTAGGTAGGCTGGGCTTCCAATCTTCTTCTTTATGATTCCCTCTAGATTTCTTTTCAAACCATCTTTTGTGGCTTTATTTGAATCACAATCTTCTCTTCTCCTGCAACAAAACAATGGGTTCTTTGGTATTGAActgattaaacatcaaaacatgcAAAACAATGTGAAATAATGCACCTTCACGAGTTGGTAAAAAAAGGAGATATATAAATGTACATTACCTAGGAGTATGGTCAAAGCCGTCATCACTTAGTAGTGGTGAGGAGGAGGAGGTGAAGAGTAGACATAATGGggtggtggtggaggaggagACTTGTAAACGGCAGGAGGTGGTGGAGACTTATACTTGTAAACCGGAGGTGGTGGGGGTGGAGACTTGTACTTGTAAGGGTGCTTGGGTGGGGATAGAGGTGGTGGTGGGGGAGACTTGTACTTGTAGGGATGCTTGGGtggtgatggtggtggtggtggtggtggagactTGTACTTGTAAGGATGCTTTGGAggtgatggtggtggtggtggagactTGTACTTATAAGGATGCTTTGGGGGTGATGGTGGTGGAGGTGGGGACTTGTACTTGTAAGGGTGCTTGGGTGGTGATGGTGGTGGAGGTGGTGGGGACTTGTACTTGTAAGGGTGCTTGGGTGGTGATGGCGGTGGAGGTGGTGGAGACTTATACTTGTAAACTGGAGATGGTGGGGGTGGAGACTTGTACTTGTAAGGGTGCTTGGGTGGTGATGGTGGGGGTGGGGGTGGGGACTTGTACTTGTAGGGGTGTTTGGGtggtgatggtggtggtggtggtggggaCTTGTACTTGTAAGGATGCTTGGGTGGTGATGGTGGTGGAGGTGGAGGAGACTTGTACTTGTAAGGATGCTTGGGTGGTGATGGAGGAGGTGGTGGGGACTTATACTTGTAAACAGGAGCTGGTGGGGGAGGAGATTTGTACTTGTAAGGCTTCTtgtgtggtggtggtggtggtggagagTAGACCGGAGGAGGTGGTGGTGGAGACTTGTAATGGTAAGGTGGTGGTGGGTACTTCTTAGGAGGTGGTGGAGGAGAAGAATAAGTGTAATCTGCTGAGGTTTCAAAAGGCAAATTGAGAGACACTGCTAAAACTAAAAGAGTGAGAAAGAGAGAGGTCATTGATGACCCCATTTTCCCCATACTTCTAAAAATGGGTTTAATTTGGTTATGCTCTTAGCAACCCTCTTCACTCCCTTTATATAGACTTTTTCTTTAACCTTATAATCAtgaaaaaagtttgaagatggaCCGAACCTTCAGCAGCATGTAAAAAAGACATTACGTTTAGGTTATTAGCATGGTATGATATAATAATTCTCTATTCTCTTCCTTGTCGTTTCCCATAAATTCAATTTTCtctattaaatatttatcaaattcattTCTCACTCCCTATTAATTCTTTAATAAGTTTATAGAAT encodes:
- the LOC107951511 gene encoding extensin-2, whose translation is MGKMGSSMTSLFLTLLVLAVSLNLPFETSADYTYSSPPPPPKKYPPPPYHYKSPPPPPPVYSPPPPPPHKKPYKYKSPPPPAPVYKYKSPPPPPSPPKHPYKYKSPPPPPPSPPKHPYKYKSPPPPPPSPPKHPYKYKSPPPPPPSPPKHPYKYKSPPPPSPVYKYKSPPPPPPSPPKHPYKYKSPPPPPPSPPKHPYKYKSPPPPPSPPKHPYKYKSPPPPPSPPKHPYKYKSPPPPPPPSPPKHPYKYKSPPPPPLSPPKHPYKYKSPPPPPPVYKYKSPPPPAVYKSPPPPPPHYVYSSPPPPHHY